The following coding sequences lie in one Brevibacterium marinum genomic window:
- a CDS encoding SDR family NAD(P)-dependent oxidoreductase, with the protein MGRLEDKVAVVTGATRGIGLAIATRFLAEGAKVVSVGRSFDNEQHANDSGERFTRDAYLHLPGNVCEEADWTHIFDSAISTFGGVDILVNNAGQIAYDPLEELTTEAWAQIVAANQTGPWLGMRKAIPHMRTRGGGAIINVVSIWGVAAVGGAHAYHATKGALRMMTKNAAITYADDSIRVNSLIPGFIDTPLTEAQDAAVNEYVVGQTPMGRSGTPDEIAAGAIFLAGDESSFMTGSELVIDGGYLAQ; encoded by the coding sequence ATGGGACGTTTGGAAGACAAAGTGGCCGTAGTGACAGGTGCTACTCGCGGCATCGGTCTGGCAATTGCCACGCGATTTCTGGCAGAGGGTGCCAAGGTTGTCTCGGTGGGGCGATCGTTCGACAACGAGCAGCACGCAAACGACTCGGGTGAACGCTTCACCCGCGATGCCTATCTGCACCTGCCCGGTAACGTCTGCGAAGAAGCAGATTGGACGCACATCTTCGACAGCGCGATCTCAACGTTCGGCGGCGTCGACATCCTCGTCAACAATGCAGGACAGATTGCGTACGATCCGCTCGAAGAGTTGACCACAGAGGCATGGGCCCAGATCGTTGCCGCCAATCAGACCGGGCCATGGTTGGGAATGCGCAAAGCGATTCCTCACATGCGGACCAGGGGAGGAGGCGCGATCATCAATGTGGTGTCCATTTGGGGAGTGGCAGCGGTAGGGGGTGCGCATGCTTATCATGCGACCAAAGGTGCTTTGCGCATGATGACCAAGAATGCCGCGATCACATATGCCGACGATTCCATCAGGGTGAATTCGCTGATCCCAGGGTTCATCGACACGCCCCTCACGGAAGCTCAAGATGCGGCAGTGAACGAGTATGTGGTGGGGCAGACGCCGATGGGGCGGTCTGGCACTCCAGACGAGATAGCTGCAGGGGCAATTTTTCTGGCAGGTGACGAGTCATCCTTCATGACCGGATCCGAACTGGTGATCGACGGTGGGTACCTCGCTCAATAG
- a CDS encoding SDR family NAD(P)-dependent oxidoreductase gives MNRMDSKVTVITGGAAGMGRIQSELYAREGARVAVIDIDENSGAETIAAIEADGGTAAFWNVDISDESQVRGSVDEIVQQFGRVDVLINNAGVTGVDKPTHEVSEQELDAVLGVDVKGLFFMTKHVVPHLKDAGGGAIVNFASIYGLVGSQELTPYHAAKGAVVAMTKQDAVTYGQDNIRVNAVAPGTILTPLVKELGSRGPGGLDAYKELMGAKHPIGRLGQPEDVAHATLFLASDESAFITGTVLPVDGGYTAQ, from the coding sequence ATGAATCGAATGGACAGCAAAGTGACAGTCATCACCGGCGGCGCGGCTGGGATGGGTCGTATCCAATCTGAACTTTATGCGCGTGAGGGTGCCAGAGTCGCCGTCATCGACATTGACGAAAACAGTGGAGCGGAGACAATCGCGGCCATCGAGGCTGACGGTGGCACAGCAGCCTTCTGGAACGTGGATATTTCCGACGAGTCTCAGGTGCGCGGCTCAGTCGACGAAATTGTCCAGCAGTTCGGAAGAGTCGATGTCTTGATCAACAATGCCGGTGTGACCGGAGTGGATAAACCTACTCACGAAGTTTCGGAGCAGGAGCTTGATGCCGTATTGGGCGTTGACGTCAAGGGACTGTTCTTCATGACCAAGCACGTCGTCCCTCATCTCAAAGACGCAGGTGGAGGCGCGATCGTGAACTTCGCGTCAATCTACGGTTTAGTGGGATCGCAGGAACTGACGCCCTACCACGCCGCCAAGGGAGCGGTCGTCGCTATGACCAAACAGGACGCAGTCACCTACGGACAGGACAACATTCGGGTGAATGCCGTAGCTCCCGGAACGATCCTGACCCCGCTGGTGAAAGAGCTCGGGTCCCGCGGACCGGGCGGGCTCGATGCCTACAAGGAGCTGATGGGCGCCAAACATCCCATCGGCAGGTTGGGCCAGCCTGAAGACGTCGCCCACGCGACACTGTTCCTCGCCTCCGACGAATCGGCCTTCATCACCGGCACAGTGCTGCCCGTAGATGGCGGTTACACAGCCCAGTAA
- a CDS encoding DUF3151 domain-containing protein — translation MTQPIGNPSHIGNLDASQLGPQPTYLPDDHADVEAKKRLDAGEEPIDIVAGLPASSLAWAILADEAHSEGRLVDSYAYARVGYHRGLDALRAAGWRGSGPIPWKHEINRGFLRALNALGRAAGAIGEGEEAARIEEFLRSSDPAAIDAMAAGE, via the coding sequence ATGACACAGCCCATCGGCAACCCATCGCACATCGGCAACCTCGACGCCTCGCAGCTCGGCCCACAGCCGACCTACCTGCCCGACGACCACGCCGATGTCGAAGCCAAGAAGCGCCTCGACGCAGGCGAAGAGCCCATCGACATCGTCGCCGGTCTGCCGGCCTCGTCCCTGGCCTGGGCGATCCTGGCCGATGAAGCCCACAGCGAAGGCCGCCTCGTCGACTCCTATGCCTACGCTCGAGTCGGCTACCACCGCGGACTCGATGCCCTGCGCGCCGCCGGCTGGCGCGGCTCCGGGCCGATCCCGTGGAAGCACGAGATCAACCGCGGGTTCCTCCGCGCGCTCAATGCCCTCGGGCGTGCCGCCGGTGCGATCGGCGAAGGTGAGGAGGCGGCTCGGATCGAAGAGTTCCTGCGCTCGTCCGACCCGGCAGCCATTGATGCCATGGCTGCGGGGGAGTAG